The nucleotide sequence CGGGATCGGAGGGTTCGGGACGAACGTGTCGCTCGGGTTCATGCTCGGCATGACCCCGGCGCTCGGCGAGTTCCTCGGCATCCCCCTCGACGTCCGGCACGTGACCCTGTCCACCGGACAGCTCGCCCTCGCGACGGCGGCCCTCGACGTGAAGTGGTTCGCGGAGGGACGCTTCGTCTACGGCGCGCTCGGGATCGGGACGATGTTCGTCCTCAACCTCTCCGTGAGCTTCCTGCTGTCGCTGTTCACCGCGGCGCGGGCGTACGGGATGGGGACGAGGGAGACCGGCCGGATGCTCCTGAAGATCCTGGCGCGGTTCGTCCGGAAGCCGGGGGAGTTCCTGTTCCCCTAGCGCCTTCCCGCCGGGGCCGGAAGCAAGGCTCCCTCCCGGAGCAATTTCAGGTTCACCGCCGTCTTCCAGTCGTCCGGTTTCAGGGCTAGGGCGACCTCGAACGCCTGCTTCGCCGCGTCGTTGTTCCCGGCGAGCGCCAGCGCGTAGCCGAGGTTGTGGAACGCGCGCGCATTCTCGGGGGACTTCCGCGCGACGTCTCCCCAGAAGACGACCTCGTCGGCGTACACGCGGTTGCGAAGGTGCGTCGAAAACACGAGCGCCGCGCACAACGCGCCCACGACCCACGTCGATCGCGGGATCTTCCCAATCAGGAACGCAACCCCGACCAGCGGCAGGTAAAGCTGCCGGTCGTTGGCGACGTCCAGGCGCGGCAGGATCGAATTCGTCGGGAGGAGCCACAGGAAGAACCACAACACGCCGAACCGGAGCGCGGGCCAGCGCCAGGCCGCCGCGAGCACGCCGACGATCGCCACGCCCTTCAGGACCAGCACCCCGTCCCACGACGTCCGCACCGGCAGCATGGGATCCGCATTCAGGAGATCCGGCCGCACGACCTGCCCGGCGAGCCAGAGGATCGCGTCGATCTGGGTGCGCACCTGATCGAGGGGCGGCCGGGCCGAGAGGCTCGTGACCAGCAGGTGCCGGTAGGTCGGCGTCGCGAGCACGACCGCCGCGATCGCCGCGAGGACGGCGACGTGGGTTTTCACCTCCCGCCACCGCTTCGGCTCGATCAGGATCAGCGCGAGGGGGAGGACCGCGACGTATTCCTTCACGCCCAGGGCGAGGACGAACAGGGCGGGGGAGAGCCACCTCCGCCCTTTCATCCAGGCGAGCGCGCTTCCGAGGGCGAACATCGCGGCGAGGGAGGTCGACCGCCCCGAGACGTAGGTCACCGCCTCGGTCTGCACCGGGTGCAGCGCGAAGAGCAGCGCGGCGAGCAGCGCCGTTCGCGCGGTGGAAAGCCGC is from Candidatus Polarisedimenticolaceae bacterium and encodes:
- a CDS encoding tetratricopeptide repeat protein, which codes for MRPTGTREAAPYLLIVAAILAAYANAFPGSFQFDDWNVIANEPKVASLAAWWASMPGIRPLLKLSYAFNREIGLGVPGFVAFNVLVHAANAALVFAILKRLSTARTALLAALLFALHPVQTEAVTYVSGRSTSLAAMFALGSALAWMKGRRWLSPALFVLALGVKEYVAVLPLALILIEPKRWREVKTHVAVLAAIAAVVLATPTYRHLLVTSLSARPPLDQVRTQIDAILWLAGQVVRPDLLNADPMLPVRTSWDGVLVLKGVAIVGVLAAAWRWPALRFGVLWFFLWLLPTNSILPRLDVANDRQLYLPLVGVAFLIGKIPRSTWVVGALCAALVFSTHLRNRVYADEVVFWGDVARKSPENARAFHNLGYALALAGNNDAAKQAFEVALALKPDDWKTAVNLKLLREGALLPAPAGRR